A single region of the Saprospiraceae bacterium genome encodes:
- a CDS encoding TIGR03364 family FAD-dependent oxidoreductase: MKNYDIAIVGAGILGVAHAFFALKNDLKVALLEKEAAPQAATVRNFGQIVPSGMDNKWQALGRQSLAVYKAIQAQVDISVRQEGSIYIASDAEEMRLLEELAKINKGNDYASTLLSKEECLQKYPGLKSDYVLGGLFFPEEVTLDPRVAIHRIITFLREQYSLDYYPNTSIHHIETGKAGHQLINNQKLAIQAAKVLICSGSDFQTLYPKVFKNSDLKYVKLQMLSTYPQTGLKIPGSILTGWTIRRYESFQECPSYVQIKAKEDPAAFHRQWGIHILFKQSADGRVIIGDSHEYQAVNEEKSLDFQMDSAINEAIIQEAKRIYTLPNFKIEKSWIGIYSQCQERDIFEAEPLPDVHIVTGIGGKGMTGSFGWAEQNIKRLFHS; this comes from the coding sequence ATGAAAAACTATGATATAGCCATTGTCGGCGCAGGTATTTTAGGCGTAGCACATGCCTTTTTTGCCTTAAAAAATGACCTGAAAGTGGCCTTGCTGGAAAAAGAAGCTGCTCCGCAGGCCGCCACTGTTCGGAATTTCGGCCAGATTGTCCCTTCAGGCATGGACAACAAATGGCAAGCCCTGGGGCGTCAGAGTCTAGCGGTGTATAAGGCGATACAAGCCCAAGTTGACATCTCCGTAAGGCAAGAAGGGAGTATTTATATTGCCTCTGATGCCGAAGAAATGCGACTATTGGAGGAATTGGCGAAGATCAACAAGGGCAATGATTATGCCTCTACCTTGCTCAGCAAGGAGGAATGTTTACAAAAATATCCGGGCTTAAAAAGTGATTATGTCCTTGGGGGCCTCTTTTTTCCCGAGGAAGTTACCCTTGACCCGAGGGTGGCGATCCATCGGATCATCACCTTTCTTCGCGAACAATATTCGCTTGATTATTATCCCAATACGTCAATACACCATATTGAAACGGGGAAAGCAGGGCACCAACTCATCAATAATCAGAAACTAGCTATTCAAGCGGCCAAGGTGCTGATCTGTTCTGGCAGCGACTTCCAAACCCTTTACCCTAAGGTATTTAAAAACAGTGACTTAAAATATGTAAAGCTTCAAATGTTGTCGACCTATCCCCAAACGGGTCTGAAAATTCCGGGCTCCATTCTGACGGGTTGGACGATCCGGCGTTACGAAAGTTTTCAGGAATGTCCTTCCTATGTCCAGATCAAGGCCAAGGAAGATCCTGCGGCCTTTCATCGACAGTGGGGCATTCACATTCTATTCAAACAATCTGCGGACGGGCGTGTAATTATTGGTGACTCCCACGAATACCAAGCGGTAAATGAAGAAAAAAGCTTGGATTTTCAAATGGATTCCGCCATAAATGAGGCTATTATCCAGGAAGCCAAGCGAATATATACCTTACCCAATTTTAAAATAGAAAAGTCATGGATTGGCATTTACAGCCAGTGCCAGGAGCGGGATATTTTTGAGGCAGAACCGCTCCCAGATGTGCATATTGTAACGGGGATCGGGGGCAAAGGTATGACGGGCTCCTTTGGCTGGGCCGAACAAAACATCAAGCGATTATTCCACTCATAA
- a CDS encoding Rpn family recombination-promoting nuclease/putative transposase, whose amino-acid sequence MSKKRLSHDAFFKKAFMDIDVARDFIRNFLPENLVSTLNLVELKLSNQSFVTPQLKQYFSDLVYKCTTTDEEPIELALLFEHKYNAPAYPHLQLLRYLLEYWEVQIKQKEALTPIIPIVVYQGKHKWQQKPFYSYFKSTSPLLHAYIPNFEYLLTDINQMEDGDILALKAELLSNILLLMKHIQTLPPQYYTRIFIGIENQIHDRAKRNLFEGMIVYFLQNVELSRTKLNQLAMTLSGETKKMAMSSYDMLVQEGIIQGIEQGIEQGIKQGIEQGIIKGIEQGIEQGIEQGIEQGIEQKNRLFIKNGINAGLSIKLLSELTNLSEEAVFTIIKSFEEEEQQ is encoded by the coding sequence ATGTCTAAAAAACGCCTCTCACACGATGCTTTTTTCAAAAAAGCTTTCATGGATATTGATGTAGCCAGGGATTTCATCAGGAATTTTCTTCCTGAGAACCTTGTATCTACCTTGAATTTAGTGGAGTTGAAATTGTCCAATCAATCCTTTGTTACTCCTCAGCTTAAGCAATACTTCTCTGATCTGGTCTATAAGTGTACAACTACAGATGAGGAACCTATAGAATTGGCCTTGCTATTTGAGCATAAATACAATGCCCCTGCTTATCCTCATTTGCAATTGTTACGCTATTTATTGGAATACTGGGAGGTTCAAATCAAGCAAAAGGAGGCATTAACACCAATTATACCTATCGTTGTCTATCAAGGCAAACACAAATGGCAGCAAAAACCTTTTTATAGCTATTTTAAGTCTACTAGCCCTTTATTGCATGCTTATATCCCTAATTTCGAGTATCTACTAACGGACATCAATCAAATGGAGGATGGAGACATTTTGGCCTTAAAAGCGGAATTGCTGAGTAATATTTTACTATTGATGAAGCATATTCAAACCTTGCCACCTCAATACTATACCCGAATTTTTATAGGCATCGAAAACCAAATCCATGATCGTGCAAAAAGAAACTTATTCGAGGGGATGATTGTTTATTTTCTACAAAATGTCGAACTTAGTAGAACCAAGTTAAATCAATTGGCAATGACACTTTCCGGAGAAACTAAAAAAATGGCTATGAGTTCTTATGATATGCTGGTGCAGGAGGGAATTATTCAAGGAATTGAACAAGGAATCGAACAAGGCATTAAACAAGGAATCGAACAAGGCATTATTAAAGGAATTGAGCAAGGAATCGAACAAGGAATCGAACAAGGTATTGAGCAAGGTATTGAGCAAAAAAATAGACTTTTCATTAAAAACGGAATAAATGCTGGTCTATCAATCAAATTATTATCAGAATTGACCAACTTGTCAGAAGAAGCGGTTTTTACAATTATAAAGTCTTTCGAAGAAGAAGAGCAGCAGTAA
- a CDS encoding aspartate aminotransferase family protein produces MLIHQGDTNALSGQSDFRASHSEATQQLIAQDAKYFLHQSLSTPVMNALSKTEGAYIYDMEGRKYLDLHGNGVHNIGFNHPDVVAAVKRQLDEQLAFTPRRYTNQPIVSLAKQLVEMAPEGLDRVLFCPGGSEAIEMALILAKQVTGKWKTISFWDCYHGTTYQAATVGGDPHFTLGQGPMVPGAYHVEFPNYYRNPWGLDPHTQQEQIDDFYIRQVEVLFQHHPDVAAIIGTPIASAPHVPSVYFWERINALCQQHDAMLIFDEIVCGLGRTGKLFACEHYLVPDVVVLGKSLGGGLLPFAGIVTKEKYNILQHCSIGHFTHEKSPLCAAAAMAVLTYIEEKAISEQVEQLGQYFRTKLLALQERFPVIGHIDGKGFLMGMELVKDPKTKATHPALAQALMTFSLERGLSFKIYQENMITMRPALIIEKEEIDFIVDTLEEGLIHFGGIG; encoded by the coding sequence ATGCTGATACACCAAGGCGACACCAATGCATTGAGCGGGCAAAGTGATTTTAGGGCCAGTCACAGCGAGGCAACACAACAGCTGATCGCCCAGGATGCAAAGTATTTCTTGCACCAATCCCTTTCGACTCCCGTGATGAATGCCCTAAGCAAAACCGAAGGCGCTTATATCTATGATATGGAAGGGCGAAAATACCTTGATTTGCATGGAAACGGCGTACACAATATTGGATTCAATCATCCGGATGTAGTGGCAGCGGTTAAACGGCAACTCGATGAGCAACTGGCCTTTACGCCACGCCGTTATACCAACCAGCCTATTGTCAGTCTGGCCAAACAATTAGTCGAAATGGCGCCCGAAGGCCTGGATCGCGTCCTTTTCTGTCCGGGTGGCTCGGAGGCCATCGAAATGGCCCTGATCCTCGCCAAACAGGTGACCGGCAAATGGAAAACCATTTCGTTTTGGGATTGCTATCATGGCACCACCTATCAGGCGGCCACCGTCGGTGGCGATCCGCACTTCACCCTGGGTCAGGGCCCGATGGTGCCCGGAGCCTATCATGTCGAATTCCCCAACTATTACCGCAACCCCTGGGGCCTAGACCCTCACACCCAACAAGAGCAGATCGATGATTTTTATATCCGGCAGGTGGAGGTGCTTTTCCAGCATCACCCAGACGTTGCGGCTATTATTGGGACGCCTATTGCTTCGGCGCCCCATGTCCCTTCCGTCTATTTTTGGGAAAGGATCAACGCTCTTTGTCAACAACACGATGCCATGCTGATCTTCGATGAAATCGTTTGTGGGCTTGGTCGTACGGGCAAGCTTTTCGCGTGTGAGCATTATTTGGTGCCTGATGTGGTTGTTTTGGGAAAATCATTGGGCGGAGGGCTATTGCCTTTTGCGGGTATTGTTACAAAGGAGAAATACAACATCCTGCAACATTGCTCCATTGGCCATTTTACCCACGAAAAAAGTCCACTCTGTGCCGCCGCTGCCATGGCGGTATTAACATATATCGAAGAAAAGGCCATCAGCGAACAGGTGGAACAGTTAGGTCAATATTTTCGAACAAAATTATTGGCTTTACAGGAACGATTCCCAGTCATTGGTCATATCGACGGCAAAGGTTTTTTGATGGGTATGGAACTCGTAAAAGATCCTAAGACCAAAGCCACACATCCCGCACTTGCCCAAGCTTTAATGACCTTTAGTTTGGAAAGGGGGCTGTCCTTTAAAATATACCAAGAAAACATGATCACCATGCGGCCTGCTTTAATTATTGAAAAAGAAGAAATTGACTTCATTGTAGATACTTTGGAAGAGGGGCTTATACACTTTGGGGGAATCGGATAA
- a CDS encoding HAD hydrolase-like protein, whose protein sequence is MIIFDMAGTTIDEDNLVYKTVQKALNTYHCPADLLTVLSFAAGKEKREAIHDTYVAVMGHAPDDALLDQMHAFFREQLGIAYEENPMQLFPGVNQILAELKDRQVIRVFNTGYTKEVAEKILTKVGVTVGEDIDALITADMVEHSRPAPDMIHLAMQQFSCQAGEVVKIGDSMVDIQEGQEAGVKFSVGITTGAQQRAELAQANPAFIIDHMDELLPQIAIHE, encoded by the coding sequence ATGATCATATTTGATATGGCTGGCACGACCATTGATGAAGACAATCTCGTGTATAAAACGGTACAAAAAGCATTAAACACTTACCATTGTCCGGCAGATTTGCTGACTGTGCTTTCGTTTGCCGCCGGTAAGGAGAAGCGGGAAGCGATCCACGACACCTATGTAGCCGTGATGGGGCATGCGCCCGACGACGCTCTTTTGGATCAAATGCACGCCTTTTTTCGGGAGCAACTGGGCATCGCCTATGAAGAAAACCCGATGCAGCTTTTCCCTGGTGTAAACCAAATTTTAGCCGAATTAAAAGATCGTCAGGTTATCCGTGTCTTCAATACGGGTTATACAAAAGAGGTGGCGGAAAAAATTCTGACCAAGGTAGGGGTAACCGTGGGGGAGGATATTGATGCCTTAATAACAGCGGACATGGTCGAGCATAGCCGCCCTGCCCCTGACATGATCCATTTGGCCATGCAACAATTTTCCTGTCAAGCTGGTGAAGTGGTCAAAATTGGGGATTCTATGGTAGACATTCAGGAAGGCCAGGAAGCTGGGGTGAAATTCTCCGTTGGCATCACTACCGGGGCACAACAACGAGCGGAACTTGCACAGGCAAATCCAGCCTTCATCATTGATCATATGGATGAATTACTCCCACAAATAGCTATACATGAATAA
- a CDS encoding DUF5690 family protein, translating into MNKAKGLLRTYLAQHEWALISWAGGAAFLSYCCMYMFRKPYTAAIFAGEDWLGIDYKIALVIAQVIGYALSKFLGIKLISELKPERRVLFFLGLIGIAFFALVGFAFSPAYLGVVWLLLNGLPLGMIWGIVFSYLEGRKWTEILTVIISVNFIFSSGLAKSIGSYLLGLGISEYNMPMMVGLLFLPLLYLSLWMLGQIPPPSPQDVQLRQQRLPMNGQQRFAFFKKYAVPIGCFIILYLLLTIVRDIRDNFAVELWTGLGFVDRPDIFITTEVPVTLLVFFGIGFTAFIKSNKKALGINLFLTFLGGLTLILTTWLFQQQYLSPTLWMIISGAGLFIPYILFNGIIFDRFIGVLSVTANVGFLMYLSDAFGYLGSVAVLLWKNFGQADISWLSFYIQLCYVAGVVVVVLSVLSGWAIRQSVEQS; encoded by the coding sequence ATGAATAAGGCCAAAGGCCTCCTTCGCACTTACCTTGCACAACACGAGTGGGCCTTGATTAGCTGGGCGGGGGGTGCTGCCTTTCTCTCTTATTGCTGCATGTATATGTTCCGAAAGCCTTATACCGCTGCTATTTTTGCTGGCGAAGACTGGCTGGGAATAGATTATAAAATCGCTTTGGTAATCGCCCAGGTAATAGGGTATGCGCTATCCAAATTTCTAGGGATCAAATTGATCAGTGAGCTCAAACCAGAAAGGCGGGTTTTGTTTTTTTTAGGTTTGATTGGAATAGCCTTTTTTGCTTTAGTAGGATTTGCCTTTTCGCCTGCCTATTTAGGCGTTGTTTGGCTGTTGCTGAATGGCCTCCCCTTGGGCATGATTTGGGGGATCGTTTTTAGCTACCTTGAGGGGAGAAAGTGGACGGAAATTCTGACAGTTATTATAAGTGTCAATTTTATTTTTTCTTCTGGTCTGGCCAAAAGTATAGGTTCCTACCTTTTAGGCTTGGGAATTAGCGAGTATAACATGCCTATGATGGTGGGTCTGTTATTTCTCCCATTGCTTTACCTCTCCCTGTGGATGCTCGGGCAAATCCCCCCGCCCTCACCTCAAGACGTCCAATTGCGGCAACAACGCCTGCCAATGAATGGGCAGCAACGGTTTGCTTTTTTCAAGAAATATGCAGTCCCCATTGGTTGCTTTATCATCCTTTATTTACTCCTTACCATTGTTCGAGACATACGGGATAATTTTGCGGTGGAATTATGGACTGGCCTTGGTTTCGTTGATCGGCCCGACATCTTTATCACAACGGAAGTCCCCGTGACATTGCTGGTCTTCTTCGGCATTGGTTTTACAGCTTTCATCAAAAGCAACAAAAAAGCCTTAGGTATCAATCTGTTTTTAACGTTCTTGGGTGGCCTCACCTTGATCCTTACGACTTGGTTATTTCAGCAGCAATACCTTTCACCCACCCTTTGGATGATTATTTCAGGAGCGGGTTTGTTCATTCCCTACATTCTGTTTAATGGGATTATTTTCGACAGGTTTATTGGGGTGCTCAGCGTCACCGCCAATGTTGGTTTTTTGATGTACCTCTCTGATGCTTTTGGGTACTTAGGGAGCGTAGCGGTCCTCTTGTGGAAAAACTTTGGTCAGGCTGATATCTCTTGGCTAAGTTTCTATATTCAACTTTGTTATGTTGCGGGGGTAGTGGTGGTCGTTTTATCGGTTCTCTCTGGCTGGGCGATCCGGCAGTCGGTTGAGCAATCTTAG
- a CDS encoding ABC transporter permease, with amino-acid sequence MLKNYFKIAIRHLVKEKLYTAINLTGLALGIAVAILMFLFVKEEWSFDKFHAKSDRIYRVWVKEHFEGEVFFNTVTPFVLGRELADNFPEIEAVPRYLTGNYSVRQGELTGQEVVHLANTDFFKAFDFPMQEGDAVQAFQSLKQAIITPAMAQKYFGEERAIGKPLSIEVGGEWQQFQVGAIAKSPPTYSSIQFDIILPFDNVKTLVSERARNSWTNVYPETYVLLQEGQSINALEQKVKSHVDGLVAEIYKPGEYEVGFQLLEDIHLNNDIPAGIVPVSDGRYPYILGGVALLILILAGINFVTLAIGRSVGRAKEVGVRKVSGAKRGQLMQQFWSEAMVVSLVSVVLGLLLAVILMPYFNDLSGKTLAIHYTLGSIFGLMTFALVLGFLAGVYPALVTSGYAPKLAFQDAVSSLGSRKNFILRGLISFQFVLSVILIASTLIMQKQLAFIQNSNLGFDKEQMLTFAYNGTPTVDQKFSALYMEGIQKAELLKKELEANANVIGLATSSHALGVPGWMQLGYTDAQTQKFRQFYKLTADYDFLEMMDIQLESGRNFSKEVGADARTAIIINRTMANQYGIKEAEEQMPPPFEEFHLIGITQDFNYSSLHNEVEPLLINMDPIAINNVTSDANYGDYPLTKISIKLKGSDLPNTVNNIQAAWEKVAPEQPFDFAFVDDNLDNLYRSEMRLGQVLSLATLLAIIIACMGLFGMATLILARRTKEVGIRKVLGASFLDIILMLNRPFTWMVLIANLIGAPIAYYFMQSWLADFAYRTSISLLLFIMVGIAALLIAWAAVSVQAVRAALLNPVKALRYE; translated from the coding sequence ATGCTTAAGAACTACTTCAAAATTGCGATTCGACACCTGGTAAAAGAAAAATTGTACACGGCTATCAATTTGACGGGCCTTGCCCTAGGCATAGCGGTGGCTATCCTAATGTTCCTTTTTGTAAAGGAAGAGTGGTCTTTTGATAAATTTCATGCCAAATCAGATCGAATTTACCGCGTTTGGGTGAAGGAGCATTTTGAAGGAGAAGTGTTTTTTAATACGGTCACGCCATTTGTATTGGGACGGGAACTGGCAGACAACTTCCCAGAAATAGAAGCCGTTCCTCGCTATTTGACAGGCAATTATAGCGTCAGACAGGGAGAACTGACCGGGCAAGAAGTGGTCCATTTGGCCAATACGGATTTCTTCAAGGCCTTTGATTTTCCCATGCAGGAGGGAGATGCGGTACAGGCTTTTCAATCTTTGAAGCAAGCCATTATCACCCCAGCTATGGCCCAGAAATACTTTGGCGAAGAGCGGGCGATCGGCAAGCCTTTGTCCATTGAAGTCGGCGGCGAATGGCAGCAGTTTCAGGTAGGAGCCATCGCCAAGTCGCCTCCTACGTATTCCAGTATTCAATTTGATATTATTCTCCCTTTTGATAATGTAAAAACCCTGGTTTCCGAACGCGCGCGAAACAGTTGGACCAATGTTTACCCCGAGACTTATGTGCTGCTTCAGGAGGGACAAAGCATTAATGCCCTGGAACAAAAAGTGAAAAGCCACGTGGATGGCTTGGTAGCAGAAATATACAAGCCTGGGGAGTATGAAGTAGGATTTCAATTGCTAGAAGACATCCACTTAAATAATGATATCCCAGCAGGTATCGTACCGGTAAGTGATGGTCGGTATCCTTATATTTTAGGAGGTGTCGCCTTGTTGATACTGATTTTAGCAGGCATCAATTTTGTGACCTTGGCCATTGGCCGGTCGGTGGGGCGGGCCAAAGAAGTAGGGGTGCGAAAGGTTAGTGGCGCCAAACGCGGACAATTGATGCAACAATTTTGGAGCGAGGCAATGGTGGTTTCACTGGTGTCCGTTGTTTTGGGCTTATTATTAGCGGTGATCCTAATGCCCTATTTCAATGATTTATCAGGAAAAACGCTGGCGATCCACTACACCCTGGGCTCGATATTCGGGTTAATGACTTTTGCTTTGGTGTTGGGCTTTCTTGCTGGTGTTTACCCTGCGCTGGTCACCTCGGGCTATGCACCAAAATTGGCATTTCAAGATGCCGTCTCTAGTTTGGGATCCCGTAAAAACTTTATTTTGAGAGGCCTCATCAGTTTCCAGTTTGTGCTCTCTGTAATCTTGATTGCGAGTACCCTCATCATGCAAAAACAGCTGGCTTTTATTCAAAATAGCAACCTTGGATTTGATAAGGAACAAATGCTGACCTTTGCCTATAATGGTACGCCTACCGTGGATCAGAAATTCTCGGCCCTCTACATGGAAGGGATACAAAAGGCGGAATTACTTAAAAAAGAACTGGAAGCCAACGCTAATGTTATTGGCCTAGCAACTTCCTCACATGCCCTCGGTGTGCCTGGCTGGATGCAATTGGGTTATACCGATGCCCAGACGCAAAAATTCAGGCAATTTTATAAACTAACAGCCGACTATGATTTCCTTGAAATGATGGATATCCAATTGGAAAGTGGCCGCAATTTTTCGAAGGAAGTCGGCGCTGATGCCCGAACTGCCATCATTATTAATCGAACCATGGCCAATCAGTATGGGATAAAAGAAGCAGAGGAACAAATGCCTCCTCCATTTGAGGAATTTCACTTGATAGGTATCACTCAGGATTTCAACTACAGTTCCCTCCATAATGAAGTTGAACCACTGCTCATTAATATGGACCCTATTGCCATCAATAACGTGACCAGCGATGCCAATTATGGAGACTATCCACTAACCAAAATAAGTATCAAACTTAAGGGATCGGATTTACCTAATACGGTCAATAACATTCAAGCTGCCTGGGAAAAAGTAGCCCCCGAGCAACCCTTCGATTTTGCTTTTGTCGACGACAACCTGGATAACCTATACCGTTCCGAAATGCGCCTGGGGCAAGTGTTGAGCCTGGCTACCCTGTTAGCCATTATCATTGCCTGTATGGGCTTATTTGGCATGGCCACCCTTATCCTGGCTCGCCGAACCAAGGAAGTCGGGATTCGGAAAGTCCTTGGGGCTTCCTTCCTGGATATCATCCTCATGCTCAATCGTCCCTTTACCTGGATGGTATTAATTGCCAACCTGATTGGCGCCCCTATCGCTTACTACTTTATGCAAAGTTGGCTGGCCGATTTTGCCTATCGCACGTCCATCAGTTTATTGTTATTTATCATGGTAGGCATTGCGGCGCTTCTTATTGCCTGGGCAGCCGTTAGCGTACAAGCAGTTAGGGCCGCTTTGTTGAATCCGGTGAAGGCATTGCGATATGAATAA
- a CDS encoding ABC transporter permease: protein MIQNHLKLAFRHMWRKKGYTLINILGLAIGIACFLLIFLFVWDESSFDKFHEKGDDIYRVALDRKYPGRVRSYAIIPHSYAPVIATDFPEVKEAVRLFYFQGNVSTYKVNENLYEEPYAMWADSQFFEVFSIPLLAGKSATVLNKPNSVVLTQRIANKYFGDENPIGKVLDIPNSPDDLVVTGVCADVPSNSHLQFNLLISSSSINFLQTPNFVNFFAYTYLLLEPGTDPKALEAKFPAMVRKYAAGPIQRQFNVSYDEYVAAGNGYDYSLQPLKDIYLSSNLENEIKPPGSKTRNYIFGLIGLFILVIAIINFMNLSTARSTERAQEVGIRKTLGVLPGQLINQFLAEAILVSLFSLVVAIFMLVFLLPLFNDLSGKTFVLPQLFNIKSIVLLPLLAIAIGLLAGSYPAAVLSRFRPIEVLKGKLTTTRHGIALRNGLVVFQFMISVVLIISTIVVFNQLQFIRKKELGFNQDQVLTLKGAFVLQTQTEAFKEELLKLPEVTDVGGCNTMPGESFFGTSFRKEGDNETTFGSGITIDDDFINCLQMELLEGRNFSDAFNDSLSVMINEMAAKELQLTEPIGKRIITVNVNPQTGEEETTMFTIVGLIKDFHFQSLHQVISPVYFFHNESEDGANNILSLRLKPGDLQQSIQNVENLWARFVPDQPFRYSFLEGDLTALYQAEQVAQRIFGLFSLLAIFIACMGLLGLAAYVTMQRTKEIGIRKVLGATTSNLITLLSKDFLILVVIALLIASPLAWYAMDKWLENFAYHIPLNWPVFVLAGILAIVIAFLTVSFQAVKTAMANPIKALKDE from the coding sequence ATGATACAAAACCACCTTAAACTCGCCTTTCGTCACATGTGGCGCAAAAAAGGATATACCCTGATTAATATCCTTGGATTAGCCATTGGTATCGCCTGTTTTCTATTGATTTTCCTATTTGTTTGGGACGAATCCAGTTTCGATAAATTTCACGAAAAAGGAGATGATATTTATAGGGTAGCATTGGATCGAAAATACCCTGGACGGGTGCGTTCCTATGCCATCATTCCCCATTCTTATGCTCCGGTCATAGCCACTGATTTTCCAGAAGTAAAAGAGGCGGTTCGACTATTTTACTTCCAAGGGAATGTCTCAACCTATAAGGTCAATGAAAATTTATATGAAGAGCCGTATGCCATGTGGGCGGATAGCCAGTTTTTTGAAGTATTTTCAATTCCGCTGTTGGCAGGTAAGTCTGCTACGGTATTGAACAAACCCAATTCGGTGGTACTGACCCAACGTATCGCCAACAAATATTTCGGCGACGAAAACCCTATTGGGAAAGTATTAGATATTCCCAATTCACCTGATGATTTAGTAGTGACAGGTGTCTGCGCAGATGTACCCAGCAATTCTCACCTGCAATTCAATCTATTAATTTCTTCTAGTAGCATTAATTTCTTGCAGACGCCAAATTTTGTCAATTTCTTTGCTTACACCTATTTATTGCTAGAACCTGGGACAGACCCGAAGGCCTTAGAAGCCAAATTTCCGGCAATGGTGAGAAAATATGCGGCAGGCCCTATTCAACGGCAGTTTAATGTTTCCTATGATGAATATGTAGCGGCAGGGAATGGCTATGATTATAGCCTCCAGCCATTAAAAGATATCTACCTCAGCTCCAACCTCGAAAATGAGATAAAGCCACCAGGTAGCAAAACACGCAATTATATTTTCGGATTGATCGGTCTCTTTATTTTAGTCATTGCCATCATCAATTTCATGAATTTATCCACGGCTCGTTCGACGGAAAGGGCCCAGGAGGTGGGGATTCGCAAAACGCTGGGTGTATTGCCAGGGCAATTGATTAACCAATTTTTAGCGGAGGCGATATTGGTGAGTTTATTTAGTTTGGTGGTGGCCATTTTTATGCTGGTGTTTCTATTGCCGCTGTTTAACGATTTATCAGGGAAGACTTTTGTGCTTCCACAGTTATTTAATATCAAAAGCATAGTTTTACTGCCACTATTGGCCATTGCAATTGGTTTATTGGCAGGAAGTTACCCTGCGGCGGTCCTATCCCGATTCCGGCCGATAGAAGTGCTTAAAGGCAAATTGACGACGACCCGACATGGGATAGCGCTGCGAAATGGCCTGGTGGTTTTCCAATTTATGATTTCTGTGGTGCTGATTATCAGTACCATTGTGGTATTTAACCAATTGCAATTTATTCGCAAAAAAGAACTTGGCTTCAACCAGGATCAGGTATTGACCTTGAAAGGCGCTTTTGTCTTACAAACCCAAACGGAGGCTTTTAAAGAGGAGCTGTTAAAGTTGCCAGAAGTAACGGATGTTGGCGGCTGTAATACCATGCCAGGGGAATCTTTTTTTGGCACCTCCTTCCGCAAAGAAGGGGATAATGAAACTACTTTTGGTAGCGGGATTACCATAGATGACGATTTTATCAATTGCCTGCAAATGGAATTACTGGAGGGGCGCAATTTTTCTGATGCCTTTAATGATTCCCTTTCCGTAATGATTAACGAAATGGCGGCTAAGGAACTACAGTTGACCGAGCCCATTGGAAAGCGAATCATTACCGTTAATGTAAATCCTCAAACGGGAGAAGAGGAAACAACGATGTTTACCATTGTAGGGCTTATCAAAGATTTCCATTTTCAATCCCTGCATCAAGTTATTTCACCCGTTTATTTTTTTCACAATGAGTCGGAGGATGGCGCTAATAATATTTTGTCCTTGCGTTTAAAACCTGGCGACCTTCAACAGAGCATTCAAAATGTAGAAAACCTTTGGGCGCGGTTTGTACCAGATCAACCTTTCCGCTACAGCTTTTTGGAGGGAGACCTAACGGCCTTATACCAGGCAGAACAAGTAGCACAGCGCATCTTCGGGTTGTTTAGCTTACTGGCTATCTTTATTGCTTGCATGGGCCTCCTGGGCCTGGCCGCCTACGTCACCATGCAGCGAACCAAGGAAATCGGCATCCGCAAAGTGCTCGGTGCCACCACAAGCAACTTGATCACCTTGTTGTCCAAAGATTTCTTGATATTAGTGGTTATCGCCCTATTGATTGCCTCCCCGCTGGCCTGGTATGCCATGGACAAGTGGTTGGAAAATTTTGCTTACCACATTCCCCTGAATTGGCCGGTTTTTGTCTTGGCAGGCATCCTCGCCATTGTCATCGCTTTCCTAACGGTCAGCTTTCAGGCGGTTAAAACGGCTATGGCTAACCCGATCAAGGCACTGAAGGATGAGTAG